The sequence GCTATCCAAGCTTGCTTTAAGCAAGGAGGTTTAGGTATAAAAGTGGCTTGTTCTGGACGTTTGGCTGGAGCTGAAATAGCAAGAACAGAGTGGTATAGAGAAGGTAGAGTGCCTTTGCATACTTTAAGGGCTAATATTGACTATGCGACTGCTGAAGCTATGACAACTTATGGAGTTATAGGTATAAAGATTTGGGTCTATAGGGGTGATCATGTGGAAAATAGAAAGAAACATAATTAATTTTGAAGTAAGATAATGTTAGCTCCAAAAAAACAAAAATTTAGAAAAGCACATAAGGGGCGAGTCTCCTCAAAGGCGAAATCTGGTACTATGCTGGCTTTTGGTTCCTTTGGCTTGAAATCGTTAGATGGTTTAAGGGTTACTGCAAGGCAAATAGAGGCAGCAAGAAAGGCGGCTGTTCGTTGTATGAAAAGGCAGGGTAGACTATGGATTAAGATTTTTCCTGATTTGCCTGTATCAAAAAAGCCTGCGGAAGTTAGAATGGGTAAGGGGAAAGGATCTACTGAATTTTTTGCAGTAAGGGTATCACCTGGCAGAATTATGTTTGAAATTGAAGGGGTTACAGATGATGTAGCTACTAGGGCTCTTGAACTTGCTAGTGCAAAGTTGCCTGTAAGAACAAAGATAGTGAGGCGTTATGAATAATTTGAGGTTATCTACAAAGGAATTAGTTGGACAGACTGTGGAAGAACTTCACAAAAAGAGAATTTTGTTTAAAAAAGAACTTTTTAATTTAAGATTTCAAAGAACGTTAGGTGAATTAGAAAATACTAGTAGGTTTTCTTTTGTAAAAAAAACAATAGCTCGTATTAATACAGAGTTAACCATAAGATCAAAAACTGGAGAATAGAGAAATGCCGAGAAGAGTGTTACAGGGCGTTGTTGTAAGTTCAAAAACTGATAAGACTATTACAGTTAAAGTAGAACGTAGGTTTAAGCACCCTATGTATAAAAAAATTGTGAAAGTTTCTAAAAAATACGCCGCTCATGATCCAGAGAATACATATAAAGATGGTGATAAGGTTAGTATAGTTGAAAGTCGTCCTATATCTAAGACTAAGTCGTGGGTAGTATTAGGGAATATGAAGGTATCGATTCAATGATAGATTTACCGTGCAGCTTTTTTGTGTGTTTCGGTTCTTTCTTAGTGGAAATGTTGCATTTACTTATTAAAAAAGTATACTCAAGTATAAGCTGGAGAATAGTGAGTTTTATTCTTTGACTTTGTTGTTTAGATTGTTTATTTTGTTGCGTTATTAAATTCTTAAGTGGAAGTATAGTTATGATTCAGATGCAGAGCATCTTAAATGTTGCAGATAATTCTGGTGCTAAAAAGGTTATGTGTATTAAAGTGCTTGGTGGTTCCCATCACATGATAGCAAATCTTGCGGATGTAATTGTGGTATCTATAAAAGAAGCGTTGCCAAATGGTAAAGTAAAAAAGGGTGATGTGCATAGAGCTCTACTTGTCAGAACAAAAAAAGGTGTTAGAAGAGCGGATGGTAGTACAATTAAGTTTGATTCCAATGCGGTGGTACTTTTAAACAAGCAGGGAGAGCCAATAGGTACAAGGGTTTTTGGTCCTGTAACTAGAGAATTAAGGACAAAAAGATTCGTTAAGATTATGTCGCTGGCAGAAGAGGTATTGTAATGATTAAGTTAAAGATCAAGAAAGGTGATGAAGTTATTGTTATTACCGGAAAAAATAAGGGAAAAAGGGGTAAAGTATTAAAAGTTTTCCCAGAGCAGAATAGAGCTATTGTCTCAGGTGTGAATATTGCTCGCAAGCATGTTAAGCCAAGTAAAACAAGTGAAGGTGGCATAGTGTCAAAGGAATTATCAATAGATATTTCCAATGTTGCTCATATAGATCCTAAGACAGGTAACCCTACAAAAATTGCTTTTAAATTTTTAGAAGATGGTTCTAAAGTAAGAGTAGCTAAAAAATCTGGTGAAATTATCAGTAAGGAAGGTAAATAATGTTGTTCAGGTTTAAAGATTTATATGGTAAAGAGATTGTACCAAGTTTACAGAAAAAGTTTGCCTATGATAATAAACATCAGATACCTAAGGTTATAAAAATTGTTGTTAATATGGGAGTTGGTGAAACGGTTGCTGATTCTAAGATAATTAATAATGCTGTCAATGATCTAACTTTAATTTCAGGGCAAAAGCCTTTAATAACTGAGGCCAAGAAGTCTATTGCTACTTTTAAACTTCGTGAAGGTATGAAAGTTGGTTGTAAAGTTACTTTGCGTAAAGATAGAATGTATGATTTTCTTGAGAGGTTAGTGCTTGTTGCTCTACCGCGTATAAAAGAGTTTAGAGGTTTCTCAAGTAAAAGTTTTGATGGTAGGGGTAATTTTACTTTTGGTGTAAAAGAACAGATTGTTTTCCCAGAAATTAATTACGACAAGATAGATGTAATTCGTGGTATGGATATCACGATTGTTACAAGTGCTACAAATAATGAAGAAGGTAAATTACTACTTTCAGGCTTTAATTTGCCTTTTTATAATTAATTTTAGAAGAAAAAAGATGGCTAAAGTAAGTTCTATAAAAAAGAATAATAGAAGAAGAAAGATGGCACAAAGTTTGTATAATAAGCGTGCTAAGTTAAGAGATAAGATTTATGATAAAACTTTATCTTTAGAAGAGAGGTTTTCGCTAGTTATGGTTCTAGCTAAGTTACCTAGGAATTCGGCTATGAATAGAGTTCGAAATAGGTGTGAACTGACTGGACGTTCAAGAGGGGTGTACAGTAAATTTGGTTTATCAAGAAATAAGTTGAGAGAGCTTGGTAGTAAGGGATTGGTTCCTGGTTTAATTAAAGCAAGTTGGTAAAAAGTAGGTTTATCGTATGTCAATGACAGATAATATAGCAGATATGCTGACTAGAATTAGAAATGGTCAAAATAGTAAATTGATGAGTATATCTTTACCTTCTTCAAAAATAAAATGTGCCATTTTGGATGTTTTAAAAAAGGAAGGTTATATTAAAGAATATACAGTTGTTAAGAATGGTAATATAAGTCACATTGAGGTAGATTTAAAATATTCCGTTAATGGGAAACCTGCTATATGCGAAATAAATAGGGTTTCAAAACCAGGTAAGAGGATTTATTCTTCCATTGATAAACTAAAAGGATATTATAACAATATGGGGATTTATATTCTTTCTACTTCTAGAGGAGTGTTATCTGATAGAGAAGCACATAGCCAAAAGATTGGCGGTGAAGTAATTTGTAAAGTGTTTTAAGGTATAAAAATGTCACGTGTTGGAAAATTGCCAGTCCCTGTACCTGAAGGGGTAAAAGTTGAGCTTGATGGTTTGAAAGTTAATGTTGTCGGTCCTAAGGGAGAAATGACAAAGACTTTTGCAGGGAGTATAGCAATTTCATTGCAAGATAATCAGCTTTTTGTCAAGCCATTAGCAGAGACTAAAGGTGCTAGATCCATGTGGGGTACAGCACGGAGTATAATAAATGGTATGATAAAAGGTGTTAATGAAGGTTTTACAGAAGAGCTGGAAGTTAATGGTGTTGGTTATAAGGCTTTGGTGAAAGATAAATACTTAAACTTGATGCTTGCTAAAAGTCATAATACTAAAATAGAAATACCTCAAAATATAAAAGTTACCGCTCCTAAACAAAATCAGATTATATTGCAAAGTGTTGACAAAGAAAAATTAGGTCAGTTTATATCAATTATTATAAAACAGAGACCACCTGAGCCATATAATGGCAAAGGTATTAAACGCAAAGGTCAATATGTTCAAAGAAAAGAAGGGAAGAAAAACTAAAATTTAAGAGTTAAATATGCGTAGTTCAAAGTTAAAATTTGAGACAAGAAAGGTTAGAGTAAGGTCTAAGATATCAAAGGTATCAAACAGAATAAGATTATCTGTTTTTAAGTCTGGAAAGCATATATATGCACAAGTTATAGATGATAAACAATCAATAACTATTGCTTCTGCTTCAACCTTGGATAAAGAAATTAGACAGTTAAAAAAATCCAACTGTAATGTTGGTACAGCCACAAAAGTAGGCGAGTTAATAGGGGAGAGAGCCTCGCTTAAAGGAGTACAAGAAGTTGTATTCGATAAGGGGGGGTATAAATATCATGGTGTTGTTAAGGCATTGGCTGATGCAGCAAGAAAGAAAATGAATTTTTAATCTTAGGTTTAAGAAATGGCTAAAGCTAAAAAAAATATGGGTGAAGCATTAACCGAAACTTTGGTGGATGTAAACAGAGTTACTAAAGTAGTAAAAGGTGGCAGAAAATTCTCTTTTTCTGCTTGTATTGTGGCGGGTGATAAAGCTGGTAAGGTTGGCTATGGTCATGGTAAAGCGAAAGAGGTAACAGAAGCTAGAGCTAAGGCTACCCAAGAAGCAAGGAAAGATATGATTAGAGTCCCTCTTTATCAGAGTAGGACCATTCACCATGACGTTATTGGTAAAAGCGGAGCAGCAAAAGTCATTTTGAGAAGAGCTAAGGCGGGTACTGGGGTTATTGCTGGTGGTGCTATGAGGGCTATTTTTGATTCTTTAGGAGTTCATGATATTGTGGCTAAATCTTTAGGTTCTAGTAATGTATATGCAATGATTGCTGCGACTTTTGATGCGTTATCTCAGCTTTCTTCTCCAAAGAATATTGCTGAAAGGAGAGGAAAGAACATAAATGAGATATCGACTCAATCTATAAAAGGGCAACAAGAAGTAATATCAGAATAATTTGAGTATATTCTTAGTGGTGTGATAAAAAGATGTTATAATTGTGAAAGCTTATTAGTGTTTGGAATTAGGGGTATCACACAACGTCATTGCGAGAAACCATTTTAGTAATGACGAAACAATCCAAGAGGTTAGGTGTAGGCGTCAGCAATGTTTTGGATTGATGTTGTCGCCTTTGGTTTCTCGCAATGACATTGGCTATTTTCCTGTGACTTTTAAATTGACCTGTTGTGTGGGAATGACATTGATGGTTGTAGAAGGGTTTTTTGTTAAAGTAATGTTATAAGTAATAATTGGGTTGGTAAAAATCTATGAATAGTGATAAAGAAAAAATGAATGATGCAAAGGTTAAAGTTACCCAAATTGGTAGTACTATAGGCCGTAAATATGATCAGGAAGAAACCTTGATAGGCTTAGGTTTAAATAAGATGCATAAATCTGTTATTTTAAAAGATACCAGCTCTATTAGAGGGATGATCAAGAAGGTACAACATTTGTTAAAAGTAGAAAATATAAATTAGAGTTTAGAAAATGAAGTTAAATGAGTTATCTAACAATTTTGGTGCCAAGAGAGATAAAAAAAGGGTAGGGCGCGGTATTGGTAGCGGTAAAGGTAAAACATGTGGTAGAGGTGTTAAGGGGCAAAAATCTAGATCTGGTGTAGCTATCAAAGGTTTTGAAGGTGGGCAGATGCCAATGATTAAAAGGTTACCAAAGAGAGGGTTTAATTGTCCTAATTCTAAGAAATATAATGTAGTGAATATTGCTGATATAGAGTTTTTAATATCAGAAAGTCGTTTGAGTTCAACGGAAGTTATAACAAAAGAGAAATTAGTTGAAGTAGGGTTAATTAAGAATAGTAATTTATTGGTTAAGTTATTATCTGTTAGCAGCGGTGAATTTAATAGTCCCTTATCGTTTCAGTTAGATGCTTATTCGGCATCTGCTAAAAAGATAATTGAACAGGTTGGTGGTCAAATATTGTAATTTATGAGCTTAAATTCCACACAAAAATCTAATAAAGACCTAGCTAATAGAGTTATTTTTACTATCCTAGTTCTTATAGTATGTAGATTTGGTTCATTTATCCCTATAGCGGGCATTGATTCGGTTGCGTTAAGCAGTGTAGCTGAACAAAATCAGTCTGGTATACTTGGTATGTTTAACATGTTATCTGGAGGGTCTCTAGGTAGGATGTCTATTTTTGCTTTAGCAATTATGCCATACATAACTGCATCAATTATTATTCAATTGATGTCAATAGCCTATAAACCCTTAGAAAATTTAAAAAAAGAAGGTGAGATTGGTAAAAGAAAAATCAATCAATTATCTAGGTATTTAACTGTTTTATTAGCTTCTTTTCAGGCGTATGGTGTTGCAATAAGTTTGGAACATGTTGTAACTAATGTAGGGCCTGTAGTGATTATACCTGGGATTTTTTTCAAGGTTACTACAGTTATCACTTTAGTTGTAGGTACTATGTTCTTGATGTGGCTTGGTGAGCAGATCACTGGTAGAGGTATTGGCAATGGTTCCTCATTGATTATATTTATAGGTATAGTATCTGGAGTACCAAGTGCTATTATAAGTATGTTTGAGTTATCAAGAAATGGAGGTTTGTCTCCCATAGTGGTGATGGCTATTTGTTTAGGAGTTATTTTAATTATAGCCATGATAATTTTCTTTGAGAAAGCACAAAGGAAAGTTTTGGTGCAATACCCAAAGAGGCAGGTTGGTAATAAAATTTATGGTGGTGATTCAACTCATATGCCCCTTAAACTCAATACTTCTGGGGTAATACCACCAATATTTGCTAGTTCAATTTTATTGTTTCCTGTAACAATAGCTAATTTTTCTGGCAATAATTCGGAAATTATGAGTTTATTAACTTTCCATTTAGGGCATGGAAAACCTCTGTATATTTTGTTGTATGTTGCGTTAATAATGTTTTTCAGCTTTTTTTATACAGCAATAGTCTTTAATTCAGAAGAAACAGCAAATAACTTAAGAAAATATGGGGCATATATTCCTGGAAAAAGACCTGGTAAAAATACCTCGGAATATTTTGATTATTTGTTAACTAGATTAACTGTCATAGGTGGTATATATCTTAGTTTTATATGTGTAGTTCCTGAAATGTTAATGAATAAATATGCCGTATCTTTTGCTCTAGGGGGAACAAGTTTTTTAATTGTTGTCAATGTTGTTCTAGATACATTTGCACAAATTCAAACTCATTTATTTAGTAGTAGATATGAGGGGCTAATAAAAAAAATGAAGTTAAAAAACTAGTTTGCTGTTATTAGTTGACACAAATAGGTTATTGATGTTGTTATAAGTTCCTAAATGTTATTGCGAGGAGGGTGTAATCCGATGAAGCAATTGTAAGTTATCATTTCTGTGTAAGGCGGAAATCTGATATCCTCTACGTATCACAGGGATGATACAAAACAGGATTGCTTCGTTGCTACTACAGTAGCTCCTCGCAATGACAGAGAGAGGCTATCTAGAACCTTAACGGGTTAGCATATTAGCTATAAATGATTGAGTGGGGTAATAAATAAGGGGAGAACAATGTTATATTTAGGTGAGTAGATGAATATCCTGAAATATTTTGCAGCTAATTTTAAAATAATGTATTTTATAGCTTAGTGGAAAGTATATATTATGTTATATATCTAAAGATGGGTTTAAAGTGATTATAGTGCTTATAGGAACTCCTGGCTCAGGTAAGGGAACTCAAGGGCAGTTATTGGCAAAAAAGTTAAAATTACCTCATGTGTCTACTGGTGATATATTTAGACAAATGGTAAAGGTCAATAACGAAGAGGGGTTGTTAATTCAAGAATATATGGCACAAGGAAAGCTTGTACCTTATAAATTGGTAAATAATGTAGTTAAAAAGTTTTTAACTCAAGATATGTATAAAAATGGTTATGTTCTAGATGGTTACCCCCGTAATTTAGAGCAAGCTAGTTTTCTTAGAGAATTTGCTAACCAAAAGATTAAAGTGGTATTTTTTGACATAGATGATCAAGTAATTATCAAGAGGGTTTTAGGTAGATTTAGTTGTGCAGATTGTAAACAAATTTATAATAGTTACTTTATTAAACCTAAGATTGATAATATCTGTGATGTTTGTGGATCAGATAGGTTCATTCATCGACAAGATGATGATGAACAGACTATTAGACATAGAATAGAAGAATATAAGATAGAAACTTATCCGTTGCTTAGCTATTATAGGGATAATAGTGAGTTCTATGTTGTTGATGCAAATAAGGGTAAGCAAGAAGTAGAATGTGTTTTAGATAAAATGTTAGAAATTATTTGACTTTAAGGGATATTTTTATATTATTCCCTTTTGGTTGTTATCAAAATTTTGGAGATTATTTGTGGCAAGAATAGCGAGTGTTAACATTCCAGCAAACAAAAGATTAGTAGTGAGTTTAACATATATTTATGGACTTGGTTCTTCTGCTGCAGGAAAGATTTGTCAGAAAAGTGGAATATCTGAGAGTAAAAGGGTTAAAGACTTAAATGATCAAGAACTTATTGTTTTACGTAATATTATTGAAAAAGAATATAAAGTAGAAGGTGATTTAAGAAGAGAAGTAACTCTTAACATCAAGAAGAAAAAGGATATTAGAAGTTACCAAGGTCTTAGACATATAAGAAAATTGCCTGTGCGAGGACAAAATACTCATTCTAATGCTAGAACAAGAAAAGGCAAAGCTGTTGCGATTGCCGGTAAGAAAAAAGTTACAAAGTAATATGGTATAATGATGAGTCAGACTAATACTAAGATCAAGAAAAAAAGAAAAAATATAACTCTTGGTGTTGTTCATATAAAAACAACTTTTAATAATACTATTGTTACTTTTACAGACGTGCAAGGTAATGCTATAGCGTTCTCAACAGCCGGTACACATGGTTTTAAGGGGGCTAGAAAAGCTACTCCTTATGCTGCTCAAATAACTGTTGATAAAGCTTCAGAAGCAGCAAAAGAGCATGGTCTTAAAACTGTTTCAATTAGAGTGCAAGGGGCAGGGGTACAAAGGGAATCGGCTATGCGTGCAGTGTTTAGTCAAAATTTTATCGTTACATCAATTTTGGATGTTTCAGCTGTTGCCCATAACGGTGTTAGGGCACCAAAGAGAAGAAGAGTATAGAGACATAGGTAGTAAATAATGTTATCATTAAATAAAAACTGGAACTCGTTGATCAAGCCTTCTAAGATAGTTTATGACAGTCCTGATAAAAATACTAATATAGTAAAAATTGTAGTTGAACCTTTAGAGAGGGGCTTTGGTTTAACGTTGGGTAATGCTATGAGGAGAATTCTACTTTCATCTCTTCAGGGTGCTGCTATAACCTCGATAAAGATACCAGGGGTAGTGCATGAATTTTCTGCTATAACTGGTGTTAAGGAAGATTTAGTTGATGTAGTTTTAAATCTTAAGTCTGTAGTCATTAAGATGCATTCTTCAGAAAGAAAGGTTGTAAGATTGAGTGCTACTGGTCCTTGCGTTGTAACTGCCGGTATGATTGGCACAGGTCATGACGTGGAGATACTAACTCCTAATCATGTAATTTGTACCTTGGCAAAAGGAGCGCAGCTTGAAATGGAATTAGTGTGTGAGGTAGGAAAAGGTTATGTTTCTGCGGTGAGTAATGTTGAGTCGGAATCAGCTATTGGAGTAATCCCAATAGACGCATTATTCAGTCCTGTAAGGAAGGTTACCTATAAAGTTGATAATACACGTGTTGGTCAGGTTACAGATTATGACAAATTAGTTATGACTGTTGAAACTAATGGTAGTCTCTCACCTGAGATGTCTATAGCACTTGCTGCTAGGATATTGCAAGATCAGTTACAATTATTTATTACATTTGAAGATCAAGTAGAAGATAAGCAGGATAAATTGGAAGAATTATCATTTAATCCGGCATTATTGAAGAAGGTTGAGGAATTAGAGCTATCTGTTAGGTCTCAAAATTGTTTGAAAAATGATAATATAATTTATATAGGAGATCTTGTCATCAAGACAGAAGGGGAAATGCTGAGAACTCAGAATTTTGGTAGAAAATCTCTTAATGAGATTAAGGATATATTAGCCAGTTTTGGCTTGAAATTTGGTATGGACGTAGCAGGGTGGCCTCCTGAGAATATTCAGGATCTATCTAAGCGTTACGAAGATCCATATTAATTTAAGGTAAAATAATATGCGACATAAAATTAAGGGTAGAAAACTCAATAGGACGAGTAGTCATAGACAAGCAATGTTTGCTAATATGGCTGTGGCGCTTGTAATGAATGAGCAAATAAAAACTACTTTACCTAAAGCTAAAGAGCTTAGACCTTATATTGAGGTGTTAGTAACTAAAGCTAAGAAATCTGATTTAGCGGCTAGAAGAATGGTGCTTGCTAAAATTAAAGATAAAGTGGCAACTGAAAAACTTATTAGCGTTTTAGGCAAAAGATATAGTGAGCGTTCAGGTGGATATACTAGAATAATAAAGGCTGGATATCGTCATGGGGATATGGCATCAGTGGCTTATATTGAGTTCGTTGATAGAGATGTAAATAGTAAGGGCTGTATGACCCCAAAAGTAGAAAGTCATGAGCATGAAGAACAAAATTAATGAATCTGTAGGAAAATAATAAATATGGCTAATCATTCATCAGCAAAAAAGGCAATAAGACAAACAGTCAAAAAAACTTTAATAAATAAGAATAGATCGAGTAGAATTAAAACATATTTAAAAAAAGTTTTGGAAGAAGTTACTAGTGGTTCAAAAGAATCAGCCAGATTAGCTTTGATTGTTGCACAATCTGAAATAATGAAAGGTGTAACAAAAAATATTATCAAATTAAATACAGCCTCACGTAAGATCAGTAGATTATCTCAGAAAATTAAAAACATGAATTAGTCTCTCCGTCAGAAGTCTTACTTTTACCCACAAATATAAAATTAAGTACAAAATAATATTGAATTATATAGTCGCGACTTGTCTTCGAGATAAATATGAGCAAGGATTATGCTTCAAAGTAGGGTTGCTATGCGGTGTGTAGGACAAAAGTTTACATTTTAGTTACTGGCTATACATTATCATTTTACAGATTTTATCATTTGGGGCATAGTTAAATCAAATAAATTCAACAAATTTTGTTGAAACTCGCTTAATTTTGATAATCTTGCTACTTTACAACCTTTGATAGTATAATACAAAAAACATATTTTATCCAACTCTCTTAATGCTTCCTCAATGGTCACATTATATTTACCATCCTTAGTTACTCCACAACCATGTTTCAACTTATTTTTCATATAGTGTCATATTTTTAATGCCAACATACAGACAAATACATGTCCCTTTGTTCTATTGCTTTTCCTTAAAAAAATCGGCCTTACTTCCAGCAATCCCGTCTTCATACTGCTAAAATTCGATTCTACTTCATGTAGATTATGGTAGGCTTTATCAACCAATTCTTTACTCATCAGTTTAGACACTGTTAACAAAGCTTATTCAATTGGTGAATAAGCTTTGTTAACAGTGTCGCAGGTGGTATGGATATTGGCTTTGAGCTGGGTTCAAGACAATTTGGGCAAACGAATATGACAAAACAATTGCTCCTTCTTATCAAAACTACTTTCCTGAATCAAAGTTTGATGGGCGTTCTATTCTGGATATTCCAGATAAAGATATTCCATTTGCGCAACAGGTGTTGTAGTACCTGCCTTATTCAATCAATTCTACTATAGAATCTTTTTATTCTGTAGAGCTTTACTGGCTACATCGAAGTCACTAAATGGTAGTTTTGCATTACCGATTATCTGATAATTTTCGTGACCTTTGCCGGCAATCAGCAAAATATCATCTTTTTGTAAATTATTTATCGTCTTGGTAATTGCTATTTTTCTATTTTTTATTTCTATAAAACTATTAGTGATCGCTATAATAGCTTGTATAATGTGCTGCCGTATTGATTTTGGATCTTCGTTTCTCGGATTATCATCAGTGATAATAAACTCATCGGCAATTTTCGCTGCAATTTCTCCCATTAACGGTCTTTTACTACTATCTCTATTCCCGCCACAACCAAAAACTACTTTCAATAACCCTTTATCTGATTTTATTTTTCTCAGCTCTAGTAAACTTTTTTCTAAGGCATCTGGGGTATGAGCATAGTCAATAAAAATATTACTATTACCCACTCTCTCTAAACGTCCTTTAACCGCTTTAACTTGTGGTAATTTTAGTATCACTTGTTCCAAAGGAAAGCCAGTCAAATGCACCATCATAACGGCAATCAGCAAGTTGGTTGCTTGAAAACTACCAACTATATCGGTAGTAAAATTATATTTCTGCCCGTTATAAGTACAAATTGTACTGTCGATAACTTTCAGATCACCATTCATACCAACAGTTAAAAATTTTATATTACGTTCCTGTAAATAACTTTTGATATAATCTAATTGTTCTATTTCCGAGTTTAGTACAGCAACTCCTGTTTGCGATAAATTATCTGTAAATAATTTTAGTTTGGCTAAAAGATAATTATCCATATTTTGATGATAGTCAAGATGATCTTGACTAAAGCTAGTAAAGCAGGCAGCATTTACTTTTATACCACATAATCTTTGTTGATCTAGACCATGGCTAGAAGCCTCAAAAGCTACATATCTTGTGTTAATCTCCGCTAACTTATGTAAAATATGCCTAAAAGTTACAGGGTCAAGAGTAGTAAGAGCCGGGGATTTGTCTAAAATTTCTTGGATGTTTGTTAAATCCAAACCACCCGAACATTCTACGCCAATGGTCCCGATAGAACAGCTGGGTACTCCTAGTAATGTGTATAGTTGCCTACAATAGGATACTACCGAGGTTTTACCGTTAGTACCAGTAGCAGCTACCATATATTGTGGTAATAAAGGGTAGAGAATATCAGCAGCTTGGCTCAATGCCAGCCGTGCATCACTCACAAGAGTTACATGTATATCATTGGCAATAATGCTAGGGTTGCTTAAACTCTTAGCATCATCTGTAATAATGAATTTCACTCCTTTATTTATTGCATCATCAATAAATTTATTACCATCAAAATCTACTCCTTTAATCGCAAAGAATATGTCACCAGCTTTAGCTAATCTAGAGTCAAAACATAAACTACGAGAATTCATTTGAGAGATAATTTTGTTATCAAATAATTTTTGCATACATGTATACAATTTAAATATATAGCTAATCCGTTAGAGTTCTAGATAATCTCCGTCATTGCAAGACCACGTGAGTGTAGTGGCAATCCATTTCTACTCACTTTTTGGATTGCTTCATCGCTACTAGTAAGTAGCTTCTTGCAATGACCAAGGAATTATCTAAAACTTATTCTGGTTAGCTATAACAAACAAGTAAAGAATTTACTTGTAAAACTCTTACTAGTCAATCAATCAGTGCATTAGGAATCAATAAATTTTTTACAAGCCACTCCTGTTAATAATGATTGACTCGCTGGCAAGTTGGTATAATATAAATTAAAACTTATAAAGGATATTGTTATGTTAAAAAATTACT comes from Candidatus Tisiphia endosymbiont of Nemotelus nigrinus and encodes:
- a CDS encoding DNA-directed RNA polymerase subunit alpha, which codes for MLSLNKNWNSLIKPSKIVYDSPDKNTNIVKIVVEPLERGFGLTLGNAMRRILLSSLQGAAITSIKIPGVVHEFSAITGVKEDLVDVVLNLKSVVIKMHSSERKVVRLSATGPCVVTAGMIGTGHDVEILTPNHVICTLAKGAQLEMELVCEVGKGYVSAVSNVESESAIGVIPIDALFSPVRKVTYKVDNTRVGQVTDYDKLVMTVETNGSLSPEMSIALAARILQDQLQLFITFEDQVEDKQDKLEELSFNPALLKKVEELELSVRSQNCLKNDNIIYIGDLVIKTEGEMLRTQNFGRKSLNEIKDILASFGLKFGMDVAGWPPENIQDLSKRYEDPY
- the rplQ gene encoding 50S ribosomal protein L17, translating into MRHKIKGRKLNRTSSHRQAMFANMAVALVMNEQIKTTLPKAKELRPYIEVLVTKAKKSDLAARRMVLAKIKDKVATEKLISVLGKRYSERSGGYTRIIKAGYRHGDMASVAYIEFVDRDVNSKGCMTPKVESHEHEEQN
- the rpsM gene encoding 30S ribosomal protein S13; the encoded protein is MARIASVNIPANKRLVVSLTYIYGLGSSAAGKICQKSGISESKRVKDLNDQELIVLRNIIEKEYKVEGDLRREVTLNIKKKKDIRSYQGLRHIRKLPVRGQNTHSNARTRKGKAVAIAGKKKVTK
- the secY gene encoding preprotein translocase subunit SecY, which translates into the protein MSLNSTQKSNKDLANRVIFTILVLIVCRFGSFIPIAGIDSVALSSVAEQNQSGILGMFNMLSGGSLGRMSIFALAIMPYITASIIIQLMSIAYKPLENLKKEGEIGKRKINQLSRYLTVLLASFQAYGVAISLEHVVTNVGPVVIIPGIFFKVTTVITLVVGTMFLMWLGEQITGRGIGNGSSLIIFIGIVSGVPSAIISMFELSRNGGLSPIVVMAICLGVILIIAMIIFFEKAQRKVLVQYPKRQVGNKIYGGDSTHMPLKLNTSGVIPPIFASSILLFPVTIANFSGNNSEIMSLLTFHLGHGKPLYILLYVALIMFFSFFYTAIVFNSEETANNLRKYGAYIPGKRPGKNTSEYFDYLLTRLTVIGGIYLSFICVVPEMLMNKYAVSFALGGTSFLIVVNVVLDTFAQIQTHLFSSRYEGLIKKMKLKN
- a CDS encoding adenylate kinase, which translates into the protein MIIVLIGTPGSGKGTQGQLLAKKLKLPHVSTGDIFRQMVKVNNEEGLLIQEYMAQGKLVPYKLVNNVVKKFLTQDMYKNGYVLDGYPRNLEQASFLREFANQKIKVVFFDIDDQVIIKRVLGRFSCADCKQIYNSYFIKPKIDNICDVCGSDRFIHRQDDDEQTIRHRIEEYKIETYPLLSYYRDNSEFYVVDANKGKQEVECVLDKMLEII
- the rpsT gene encoding 30S ribosomal protein S20, encoding MANHSSAKKAIRQTVKKTLINKNRSSRIKTYLKKVLEEVTSGSKESARLALIVAQSEIMKGVTKNIIKLNTASRKISRLSQKIKNMN
- the rpsK gene encoding 30S ribosomal protein S11, translated to MSQTNTKIKKKRKNITLGVVHIKTTFNNTIVTFTDVQGNAIAFSTAGTHGFKGARKATPYAAQITVDKASEAAKEHGLKTVSIRVQGAGVQRESAMRAVFSQNFIVTSILDVSAVAHNGVRAPKRRRV
- a CDS encoding UDP-N-acetylmuramoyl-L-alanyl-D-glutamate--2,6-diaminopimelate ligase; translation: MQKLFDNKIISQMNSRSLCFDSRLAKAGDIFFAIKGVDFDGNKFIDDAINKGVKFIITDDAKSLSNPSIIANDIHVTLVSDARLALSQAADILYPLLPQYMVAATGTNGKTSVVSYCRQLYTLLGVPSCSIGTIGVECSGGLDLTNIQEILDKSPALTTLDPVTFRHILHKLAEINTRYVAFEASSHGLDQQRLCGIKVNAACFTSFSQDHLDYHQNMDNYLLAKLKLFTDNLSQTGVAVLNSEIEQLDYIKSYLQERNIKFLTVGMNGDLKVIDSTICTYNGQKYNFTTDIVGSFQATNLLIAVMMVHLTGFPLEQVILKLPQVKAVKGRLERVGNSNIFIDYAHTPDALEKSLLELRKIKSDKGLLKVVFGCGGNRDSSKRPLMGEIAAKIADEFIITDDNPRNEDPKSIRQHIIQAIIAITNSFIEIKNRKIAITKTINNLQKDDILLIAGKGHENYQIIGNAKLPFSDFDVASKALQNKKIL